In one Paracoccus everestensis genomic region, the following are encoded:
- a CDS encoding efflux RND transporter periplasmic adaptor subunit — MTRLIAVLAALAMAAPVHALSLPGWMDFGSPVEVAVPIRPVVSEIVEDRGHDARWIPGVVGSRTQVTMAFQTLGRMVSRPVDLGDRVERGDVLANLAAEDLAATTRAAEAALAAAEVQRDTARLTLERTEALAARNVASAAQLEQAQRAAAAAEAGAQQARSALVQARDSQGYARMTAPFSGVVSAIYEAPGSVLGAGTPVLQLSAEDQREAVIDLPESALAGLPPDAVFTLWQRTDPDRQVRAVLDRIDPIADMATRTRRLYLTLPTDAPFRLGSLVRARLGTASEPALMLSGTAIFQRDGVPHVWRVLRKGQDAQVQAVPVAPSGAFQGRVLIGKGLAPGDEVVIRGVHSLADDQPVGERVQP; from the coding sequence GTGACGCGCCTGATCGCCGTGCTGGCCGCCCTGGCGATGGCCGCGCCCGTTCACGCGTTGAGCCTGCCAGGATGGATGGACTTCGGGTCCCCTGTCGAGGTTGCGGTTCCCATACGCCCCGTCGTGTCCGAGATCGTGGAGGACCGGGGCCACGACGCCCGCTGGATCCCCGGCGTCGTGGGTTCGCGCACGCAGGTGACGATGGCGTTCCAGACGCTTGGCCGGATGGTGTCGCGCCCCGTCGATCTGGGCGACCGGGTGGAACGGGGCGATGTCTTGGCGAATCTCGCGGCCGAGGATCTGGCCGCCACCACCCGCGCCGCCGAAGCCGCCCTGGCCGCGGCCGAGGTTCAGCGCGACACCGCTCGCCTGACCCTGGAACGGACCGAAGCCCTGGCGGCCCGCAACGTTGCCAGTGCCGCGCAACTGGAACAAGCCCAACGCGCCGCCGCCGCGGCCGAGGCTGGTGCCCAACAGGCCCGGTCCGCCCTTGTGCAGGCCCGCGATTCCCAGGGCTACGCCCGCATGACCGCGCCCTTTTCCGGGGTGGTCAGCGCAATCTACGAAGCCCCCGGCAGCGTGCTGGGTGCGGGGACGCCCGTCCTGCAGCTGTCTGCCGAAGATCAGCGCGAAGCGGTGATCGACCTGCCCGAGTCGGCGCTTGCCGGCCTGCCCCCTGATGCGGTCTTCACGCTGTGGCAGCGCACCGACCCGGATCGGCAGGTGCGGGCCGTGCTGGACCGGATCGACCCGATTGCCGATATGGCGACCCGCACACGCAGGCTTTACCTGACCTTGCCAACGGACGCGCCGTTTCGCCTGGGTTCCCTGGTCCGCGCCCGTCTGGGCACTGCCAGCGAACCCGCCCTGATGCTGTCCGGGACGGCGATCTTTCAGCGCGACGGCGTGCCTCATGTCTGGCGCGTGCTGCGCAAGGGCCAGGACGCGCAGGTCCAGGCGGTTCCTGTCGCCCCCAGCGGTGCCTTTCAGGGCCGCGTCCTGATCGGCAAGGGATTGGCCCCTGGGGACGAGGTCGTGATCCGGGGCGTCCATTCCCTGGCCGACGATCAGCCCGTGGGCGAAAGGGTCCAGCCTTGA
- the kynU gene encoding kynureninase: MTDFAATRRAFHLPSGITYLDGNSLGPMSLAAKERVGRMMADEWSEMLIAGWNKAGWYVQPRKVGDRIARLIGAGPGEVVMGDTLSIKVFQAVSAALALRPDRRVILSDSGNFPSDLYVAQGLARAVGAELRVVSPDDVDAAITDDLAVLMLTEVDYRTGRRHDMAALTARAHAAGALTVWDLAHSAGAVDVDLAGADADFAVGCTYKYLNGGPGAPAFIWTHPRHADAAQPILQGWMGHHAPFAFDADYRPAAGIERMRVGTPPVIALSALDAALDIWDGVALSDLRARSIKLTQAFIAGVEAACPDVALNSPRDPALRGSQIGFRHPHAYAVMQALIAAGVVGDFRAPDVLRFGFAPLYNDLDDVDRAVGTLARILRDGTWNDERFQQKAAVT; the protein is encoded by the coding sequence ATGACCGATTTCGCCGCCACCCGCCGCGCCTTTCACCTGCCCTCCGGGATCACCTACTTGGACGGCAACTCGCTGGGGCCTATGTCCCTTGCGGCCAAGGAAAGGGTGGGGCGGATGATGGCGGACGAGTGGTCGGAAATGCTGATCGCCGGCTGGAACAAGGCGGGCTGGTATGTCCAGCCGCGCAAGGTTGGCGACCGTATCGCCCGGCTGATCGGCGCGGGGCCGGGCGAGGTCGTGATGGGCGACACGCTGTCGATCAAGGTGTTCCAAGCCGTCAGCGCGGCCTTGGCCCTGCGCCCCGACCGGCGGGTGATCCTGTCCGACAGCGGCAACTTTCCGTCGGACCTGTATGTGGCGCAGGGGCTGGCCCGCGCGGTGGGCGCCGAATTGCGCGTCGTCTCCCCCGATGATGTGGACGCTGCGATCACCGATGACCTGGCCGTCCTGATGCTGACCGAGGTCGACTACCGCACCGGGCGGCGTCACGACATGGCCGCGCTGACTGCCCGCGCCCATGCGGCAGGCGCCCTGACGGTCTGGGATCTGGCGCATTCGGCAGGCGCGGTGGATGTGGATCTGGCCGGGGCGGATGCGGATTTCGCGGTGGGCTGCACCTATAAATACCTGAACGGCGGCCCTGGCGCGCCCGCTTTCATCTGGACCCATCCGCGCCATGCGGACGCCGCCCAGCCGATCCTGCAAGGCTGGATGGGCCACCACGCACCCTTCGCCTTTGACGCGGATTATCGCCCTGCGGCGGGGATCGAGCGGATGCGCGTCGGCACGCCCCCTGTGATCGCGCTGAGCGCCCTGGATGCGGCCCTGGACATTTGGGACGGCGTGGCCCTGTCGGACCTGCGCGCCCGGTCCATCAAACTGACCCAGGCCTTCATCGCGGGGGTCGAGGCCGCCTGCCCGGACGTGGCCCTGAATTCTCCCCGCGACCCGGCCCTGCGCGGGTCTCAGATCGGGTTCCGCCATCCCCATGCCTATGCGGTGATGCAAGCCTTGATCGCGGCGGGGGTGGTGGGCGATTTCCGCGCACCCGACGTGCTGCGCTTTGGTTTTGCACCGCTTTACAACGATCTGGACGATGTGGACCGGGCGGTCGGGACGCTGGCCCGGATTTTGCGGGACGGGACGTGGAATGATGAAAGGTTTCAGCAGAAGGCCGCCGTAACGTAA
- a CDS encoding efflux RND transporter periplasmic adaptor subunit encodes MRIRGLAWLFVAGLPGFPALAQDGLLRVELVAAQEQPVEIDLQLSGSIAATDSVQMSFRQAGRVTGVSVDKGDHVTRGQELARLDSVQQDQALRVAEAGMNAARAGLSQARQASERADALLARGVGTRAARDDALRALSESQGAVERAESTLEQARRAVSDTVLRAPQDAVVTARDMAPGQIVGAAQAVLTLATLEGLEAVFNAPDHPRLDSAMNSPVRLDTIDIDRPQMQGRVTEISPLVDPATGAVTMRVKINDATADTALLGAAVRGRVDIAVDRGIAVPWTALMRDGDHPAVWRVGADNRVSLVPVTIGQFTNGVVYLSGGIAAGDVVVGAGSQLLYSGRQVRQAEVLP; translated from the coding sequence ATGCGCATTCGGGGGCTGGCCTGGTTGTTCGTTGCGGGATTGCCGGGATTCCCGGCACTTGCGCAGGATGGCCTGCTGCGTGTCGAACTGGTCGCGGCCCAGGAACAACCGGTCGAGATCGACCTGCAACTGTCCGGCAGCATCGCCGCGACCGACAGCGTGCAGATGAGCTTTCGCCAGGCCGGGCGCGTAACAGGCGTGTCGGTGGACAAGGGCGACCACGTGACCCGCGGCCAGGAACTGGCGCGGCTGGATTCGGTCCAGCAAGACCAGGCCCTGCGCGTGGCCGAGGCCGGGATGAACGCCGCCCGCGCGGGCCTGTCTCAGGCCCGCCAGGCCAGTGAGCGCGCCGATGCGTTGCTGGCGCGGGGCGTCGGCACCAGGGCCGCGCGTGACGATGCCTTGCGTGCCCTGTCCGAATCGCAGGGGGCTGTCGAACGCGCCGAAAGCACGCTGGAACAGGCCCGCCGCGCGGTGAGCGACACGGTCCTGCGCGCGCCCCAGGATGCGGTCGTCACAGCCCGCGACATGGCGCCGGGCCAGATCGTCGGCGCCGCCCAGGCCGTGCTGACCCTGGCCACGCTGGAGGGGCTGGAGGCCGTGTTCAATGCCCCCGACCATCCCCGGCTGGACAGCGCCATGAACAGCCCTGTCCGGCTGGACACCATCGACATCGACCGGCCCCAGATGCAGGGCAGGGTGACCGAGATCTCTCCCTTGGTGGACCCGGCCACGGGCGCGGTGACGATGCGCGTCAAGATCAACGATGCAACGGCCGATACCGCCCTGCTGGGCGCGGCGGTGCGCGGGCGGGTGGATATCGCGGTCGATCGCGGCATCGCGGTGCCTTGGACGGCGCTGATGCGCGACGGCGACCATCCCGCCGTGTGGCGCGTGGGTGCCGACAACCGCGTCAGCCTTGTGCCCGTGACGATCGGGCAATTCACCAATGGCGTGGTTTACCTGTCCGGCGGAATCGCGGCGGGGGACGTGGTGGTGGGCGCAGGCTCGCAACTGCTTTATTCCGGAAGGCAGGTCCGGCAGGCCGAGGTCTTGCCGTGA